The following DNA comes from Anopheles coustani chromosome 2, idAnoCousDA_361_x.2, whole genome shotgun sequence.
CTTTGTTTCGGCAGCGATGCGCACAGAACATTACCGTGGTATTTTTCCACGCCTGTTCGGCCGGAAACGGATCAATGAAAGATAGTCGGTCAACAAAAATTACCATGTTAAGCGTTTAGGTGCGAACATGACAGGACCTCGCTTTTGTTataattgtttaaaataaCAGTGAACATCTCATCTTCCTCCTACCGCCATTCATGTGGGAAATCCGTGTTCAAATTCATTCAAAAGCCACCAATGTGTACACGGGTGATTggcttttcttttactttgaaACTATCGTTTGTCCAGCCGTGTAGGTCGCGGTTTATTCATACTGCTCATCACCTCGGATGACTGATGAAGTCAATAGACATTAGgcatttgcaaacaaattgcAGTTGCATCAGCAAGCTTAGTATTTGTTCAACTGTTCTACACTTCCATGGCTCACAAATGCATGAAATCTTTAACTCAGAAATTTAGGAGCAGAAATCACTTCACGGATTAATTAAAATCCTCTTAATGCCTACTACTGACCTACTGCCTGACCTACTACGACTTCATTAATGTTCAAAATTGTAGTTCAAATGTTTTGGTCGTTACACAGATCATCATGTACATAACGAAGGAAGCATTGTGAGGAACGAATTCATGTGAAAGCTTAGAAATCACAATTGGGCGGAACACTAGCGGTATAATTTAATAGATGTCTCATTATTTCTTTCTCGTGTTAAATAAGACTCAATGAGTATAAATCATTGcttgtgttttaatttatcattaaaaataaccttagcctaggaagttgttcgtAAGCGCACGTGACTGTCGTGGAATCGCAGTCCACCgattttcccccctccctACTCTTTGTCGCCTTCCTCGTCCGTCGGTGGTTTCGTGTTGGTCGTCAGGCCGATCACCGTCTCGTCGACACTGGCCGGCACCAGCGGTTCACTGGCGGAGCTGGAGAACGGTAAGCTGTTCAGGTTGTTCTGGTTCAGCAGGACGGCCGCGTCGCTCACGTTGTGCTTGTGCACCTCCACGTACGAGCTGTTCGTTTGCGAAATGTTAACGACCGTGCCGGAGATCGGCAGGGCGGATAGCAGATCGCTGAGGTTGGTCGGGACGGCACCGACGTGCACGGGGGCGATCCCAGTGAACACCTGACCCTGCACGCTGGTTTGAATCGGAACCGGAATGTCCCCGAGATTGATGTGCGTATCGTTGTCGCCGTGGCTGAAGAAGGACAGATCTACCTGCTGGTGGCTGCGGGCGAAACAATTCAGACGGAAACGATCAATAGGACTCTTATTCCTACCACGCGGTATTCGAGAGCTACTTACGTGATCGGTTCATCTCCTTCCAGTGTTTCATTTTC
Coding sequences within:
- the LOC131263945 gene encoding uncharacterized protein LOC131263945, whose protein sequence is MAPKGMNSWKLVAALYCVCCAGQLCRAGPLPEEFPQDSSTEENHPTGYPLNSLYSPMEYGSTLEEAQDALLSSNSSQNGTKELYVIKAVVYEIGILADVPENETLEGDEPITHQQVDLSFFSHGDNDTHINLGDIPVPIQTSVQGQVFTGIAPVHVGAVPTNLSDLLSALPISGTVVNISQTNSSYVEVHKHNVSDAAVLLNQNNLNSLPFSSSASEPLVPASVDETVIGLTTNTKPPTDEEGDKE